A window from Zingiber officinale cultivar Zhangliang chromosome 7A, Zo_v1.1, whole genome shotgun sequence encodes these proteins:
- the LOC122002450 gene encoding ABC transporter B family member 20-like isoform X1, translated as MMSSRGLFGWSPPHVQPLTPVSEVSEPPESPSPYMDSGVEVVPVEDDVAVDEMEEIEPPPAAVPFSRLFACADKLDWVLMVVGAVAAAAHGMALVVYLHFFGRAINLLDSQNEALFGKIKQHALYIIYIAVGVFAAGWIEVSCWILTGERQTAVIRSKYVQVLLNQDMSFFDTYGNNGDIVSQVLSDVLLIQSALSEKVGNYIHNMATFFGGLIIGLINCWQIALLTLATGPFIVAAGGISNIFLHRLAENIQDAYAEAASIAEQAISYIRTLYAFTNDTLAKYSYATSLQATLRYGILISLVQGLGLGFTYGLAICSCALQLWVGRFLISNGKANGGEIITALFAVILSGLGLNQAATNFYSFEQGRIAAYRLYEMISRSNSSLNQDGSTLATVQGNIEFRNVYFSYLSRPEIPILSGFYLTIPARKTVALVGRNGSGKSSIIPLMERFYDPTLGEVLLDGENIKHLKLEWLRSQIGLVTQEPALLSLSIKDNIAYGRSATSDQIEEAAKTAHAHAFITSLEMGYETQVGRTGLALTEEQKIKISIARAVLSNPSILLLDEVTGGLDFEAERAVQEALDILMLGRSTIIIARRLSLIRNADYIAVMEEGQLMEMGTHDELLNRDGLYAELLRCEEASKLPRRMPIRNYKDSTFQIEKDLSGSQGLQESSSPMMSKSPSLQRAHGSLASRQPDIYNSHESSKSQSPPSELMVENGFPLISSERIPSIKRQDSFEMRLPELPKIDVHSINPQFSNTSDPESPISPLLTSDPKNERSHSKTFSRPLNQFDHMYSNQKELAIHKPPSFWRLVELCLAEWFCALLGSTGAAIFGSFNPLLAYIIALIVAAYYRIDVRDVHDEVNKWCLIIACMGVVTVIANFLQHFYFGIMGEKMTERVRRMMFSAMLRNEVGWFDEEENSADTLSMHLANDATFVRAAFSNRLSIFVQDTAAVAVALLIGMLLEWRVALVALATLPILVVSAIAQKLWLAGFSRGIQEMHRKASLVLEDAVRNIYTVVAFCAGNKVMELYRLQLSRILKQSFVQGMAIGFSFGFSQFLLFACNSLLLWYTAVSVHEGRITIATALKEYIVFTFTTFALVEPFGLAPYILKRRKSLTSVFDIIDRVPTIDPDDTTGMKPPNIYGSIELKSVDFCYPTRPEMMVLSNFSLKVSGGQTVAVVGVSGSGKSTIISLIERFYDPVAGQILLDGRDLKLFNLRWLRSHMGLVQQEPVIFSTTIRENIIYARHNATEAEMKEAARIANAHHFISSLPHGYDTHVGMRGVDLTPGQKQRIAIARVVLKNAPILLLDEASSSIESESSRVVQEALGTLIMGNKTTILIAHRATMMKHVDNIVVLNGGSIVEQGSHESLVQKNGLYVRLMQPHFSKGLRQHRLI; from the exons CATGCCCTGTATATCATTTACATAGCTGTAGGAGTATTTGCTGCTGGTTGGATAG AGGTCTCCTGCTGGATTCTTACTGGAGAGAGGCAGACTGCAGTCATTAGGTCAAAGTATGTCCAAGTCTTACTAAACCAGGACATGAGTTTTTTTGACACCTACGGGAATAATGGAGATATAGTTAGCCAAGTATTGAGTGATGTGCTGCTCATCCAGTCTGCTCTAAGTGAAAAA GTTGGAAACTATATTCATAACATGGCAACATTCTTTGGTGGTCTTATCATTGGTTTGATCAATTGTTGGCAGATAGCACTTTTAACACTAGCAACTGGTCCTTTCATTGTTGCAGCAGGAGGAATATCTAATATTTTTCTCCATCGGTTAGCTGAAAATATTCAAGATGCATATGCTGAAGCTGCAAGTATTGCAGAGCAG GCGATTTCATACATTAGAACATTGTATGCCTTTACAAATGATACTCTTGCTAAGTATTCTTATGCAACCTCACTTCAAGCTACACTAAGGTATGGAATACTGATTAGTCTAGTGCAAGGCCTTGGTCTTGGCTTCACATATGGTCTTGCTATATGTTCTTGTGCTTTACAACTTTGGGTTGGGAGGTTTCTGATTTCAAATGGAAAAGCTAATGGTGGAGAAATTATTACAGCTTTGTTTGCTGTAATTTTGAGTGGCCT TGGACTTAATCAAGCGGCTACCAATTTCTATTCATTTGAGCAAGGGAGAATTGCTGCTTACAGACTTTATGAGATGATAAGCCGTTcaaattcttctcttaatcaggATGGAAGTACCTTAGCTACAGTGCAAGGAAATATTGAGTTCAGGAATGTTTACTTCAGTTATCTTTCACGTCCAGAAATTCCCATACTGAGTGGCTTTTACCTAACTATACCTGCTAGAAAAACTGTGGCCCTTGTTGGTAGGAATGGCTCTGGAAAAagtagtataattcctcttatggAGCGTTTCTATGATCCTACCTTAG GGGAAGTTCTATTGGATGGGGAGAATATAAAACATCTGAAGTTGGAATGGTTGAGAAGCCAAATTGGACTAGTTACCCAGGAACCAGCTTTGTTAAGTTTGAGCATCAAGGATAATATAGCTTATGGAAGATCTGCTACATCTGATCAGATTGAAGAAGCTGCTAAAACAGCTCATGCACATGCTTTCATAACTTCTCTTGAAATGGGATACGAAACTCAG GTTGGTAGGACTGGTTTAGCATTGACTGAAGaacagaaaataaaaatctcaataGCTCGTGCTGTGCTTTCAAATCCTTCTATTCTTCTATTGGATGAGGTCACAGGTGGACTTGATTTTGAGGCAGAAAGGGCTGTTCAAGAGGCTCTGGATATTCTCATGTTGGGGAGATCCACTATTATAATAGCTAGGCGCCTTAGTCTTATTCGCAATGCTGATTATATAGCAGTAATGGAGGAGGGTCAACTGATGGAAATGGGCACccatgatgagttattgaatcgAGATGGCTTATATGCAGAACTTCTGAGATGTGAAGAAGCATCAAAGCTTCCCAGGAG GATGCCCATAAGGAATTACAAAGACTCAACTTTTCAAATCGAAAAGGATTTATCAGGAAGTCAAGGTCTTCAAGAATCATCTTCTCCAATGATGTCAAAATCACCTTCTCTTCAGAGAGCACATGGTAGTCTTGCAAGTCGACAGCCTGATATTTATAACTCACATGAATCATCAAAGAGTCAAAGCCCACCTTCAGAGCTAATGGTGGAAAATGGGTTTCCTCTGATTTCTTCAGAAAGAATCCCATCTATCAAAAGGCAGGACAGCTTTGAGATGAGATTACCTGAGCTTCCTAAAATAGATGTGCATTCTATAAACCCCCAATTTTCAAATACCTCAGATCCAGAATCTCCTATTTCTCCGTTGCTCACATCTGATCCTAAAAATGAGCGCTCTCATTCGAAAACTTTCAGCCGTCCTCTAAATCAATTTGATCACATGTATTCTAATCAGAAGGAGCTTGCAATCCACAAACCTCCATCCTTTTGGAGGCTTGTGGAACTCTGTTTGGCTGAATGGTTTTGTGCTCTTCTAGGAAGTACTGGTGCTGCAATTTTCGGATCATTTAATCCCCTCCTTGCTTacattattgcacttattgtggCAGCATATTATAGAATAGATGTCCGTGATGTCCATGATGAAGTGAACAAGTGGTGTTTGATTATTGCATGCATGGGTGTTGTTACTGTGATTGCAAATTTTTTGCAGCACTTCTATTTTGGTATAATGGGGGAGAAGATGACTGAGCGGGTTAGAAGGATGATGTTCTCCG CAATGTTACGCAATGAAGTTGGGTGGTTTGATGAAGAAGAGAACAGTGCTGATACATTGTCCATGCATCTGGCTAATGATGCAACATTTGTTCGTGCTGCATTCAGTAACCGACTTTCTATATTTGTACAAGACACTGCAGCTGTAGCTGTTGCTCTTCTTATAGGGATGCTGCTAGAATGGCGTGTGGCACTTGTTGCACTGGCTACTCTACCTATATTAGTAGTTTCTGCTATTGCACAG AAATTATGGCTTGCTGGATTTTCTAGAGGCATTCAGGAGATGCACAGGAAAGCCTCGTTAGTCCTTGAGGATGCTGTTCGAAACATTTATACCGTTGTTGCATTTTGTGCCGGTAATAAGGTAATGGAACTTTACAGGCTGCAGCTCAGCAGAATTCTGAAACAGAGTTTTGTCCAGGGAATGGCTATTGGATTTAGTTTTGGCTTCTCACAGTTCCTTCTTTTTGCCTGTaactctcttcttctttggtacACTGCTGTGTCTGTGCATGAAGGCCGAATCACAATAGCCACAGCATTAAAAGAGTACATCGTTTTCACTTTTACTACCTTTGCTTTAGTGGAGCCATTTGGCCTTGCTCCTTACATTCTAAAACGCCGAAAGTCCCTTACCTCAGTATTTGACATTATAGACCGGGTACCCACTATAGATCCGGATGACACCACTGGCATGAAACCACCTAATATCTATGGGAGCATTGAGTTAAAAAGTGTTGATTTCTGTTATCCTACCAGACCTGAAATGATGGTGCTCAGCAATTTCAGCCTTAAAGTTAGTGGGGGGCAAACAGTTGCAGTTGTGGGTGTATCTGGATCTGGGAAAAGCACTATAATATCTTTAATTGAGAGATTTTATGATCCTGTTGCTGGCCAAATATTGTTGGACGGACGTGATCTAAAGCTTTTCAACTTAAGATGGTTGCGCAGCCATATGGGCCTGGTTCAACAGGAGCCTGTCATATTTTCAACAACTATAAGAGAGAATATCATCTATGCAAGGCACAATGCAACTGAGGCCGAGATGAAAGAAGCTGCAAGGATAGCTAATGCACATCACTTCATCAGCAGTCTGCCACATGGTTATGACACACATGTGGGCATGAGAGGGGTTGATTTGACACCCGGACAGAAGCAACGGATTGCAATTGCTAGGGTAGTGTTGAAGAATGCTCCCATATTGTTGTTGGACGAGGCAAGCTCTTCTATTGAATCTGAATCGAGTCGAGTGGTGCAGGAGGCACTTGGCACGCTGATTATGGGTAACAAAACCACAATTCTTATTGCACATCGTGCAACCATGATGAAGCATGTGGACAACATTGTCGTCCTTAATGGTGGCAGCATAGTTGAACAGGGTTCACACGAGTCCTTGGTTCAGAAGAATGGCTTGTACGTCAGGTTGATGCAGCCTCACTTCAGCAAAGGCCTTCGTCAGCATCGGCTTATTTAG
- the LOC122002450 gene encoding ABC transporter B family member 20-like isoform X2 gives MSFFDTYGNNGDIVSQVLSDVLLIQSALSEKVGNYIHNMATFFGGLIIGLINCWQIALLTLATGPFIVAAGGISNIFLHRLAENIQDAYAEAASIAEQAISYIRTLYAFTNDTLAKYSYATSLQATLRYGILISLVQGLGLGFTYGLAICSCALQLWVGRFLISNGKANGGEIITALFAVILSGLGLNQAATNFYSFEQGRIAAYRLYEMISRSNSSLNQDGSTLATVQGNIEFRNVYFSYLSRPEIPILSGFYLTIPARKTVALVGRNGSGKSSIIPLMERFYDPTLGEVLLDGENIKHLKLEWLRSQIGLVTQEPALLSLSIKDNIAYGRSATSDQIEEAAKTAHAHAFITSLEMGYETQVGRTGLALTEEQKIKISIARAVLSNPSILLLDEVTGGLDFEAERAVQEALDILMLGRSTIIIARRLSLIRNADYIAVMEEGQLMEMGTHDELLNRDGLYAELLRCEEASKLPRRMPIRNYKDSTFQIEKDLSGSQGLQESSSPMMSKSPSLQRAHGSLASRQPDIYNSHESSKSQSPPSELMVENGFPLISSERIPSIKRQDSFEMRLPELPKIDVHSINPQFSNTSDPESPISPLLTSDPKNERSHSKTFSRPLNQFDHMYSNQKELAIHKPPSFWRLVELCLAEWFCALLGSTGAAIFGSFNPLLAYIIALIVAAYYRIDVRDVHDEVNKWCLIIACMGVVTVIANFLQHFYFGIMGEKMTERVRRMMFSAMLRNEVGWFDEEENSADTLSMHLANDATFVRAAFSNRLSIFVQDTAAVAVALLIGMLLEWRVALVALATLPILVVSAIAQKLWLAGFSRGIQEMHRKASLVLEDAVRNIYTVVAFCAGNKVMELYRLQLSRILKQSFVQGMAIGFSFGFSQFLLFACNSLLLWYTAVSVHEGRITIATALKEYIVFTFTTFALVEPFGLAPYILKRRKSLTSVFDIIDRVPTIDPDDTTGMKPPNIYGSIELKSVDFCYPTRPEMMVLSNFSLKVSGGQTVAVVGVSGSGKSTIISLIERFYDPVAGQILLDGRDLKLFNLRWLRSHMGLVQQEPVIFSTTIRENIIYARHNATEAEMKEAARIANAHHFISSLPHGYDTHVGMRGVDLTPGQKQRIAIARVVLKNAPILLLDEASSSIESESSRVVQEALGTLIMGNKTTILIAHRATMMKHVDNIVVLNGGSIVEQGSHESLVQKNGLYVRLMQPHFSKGLRQHRLI, from the exons ATGAGTTTTTTTGACACCTACGGGAATAATGGAGATATAGTTAGCCAAGTATTGAGTGATGTGCTGCTCATCCAGTCTGCTCTAAGTGAAAAA GTTGGAAACTATATTCATAACATGGCAACATTCTTTGGTGGTCTTATCATTGGTTTGATCAATTGTTGGCAGATAGCACTTTTAACACTAGCAACTGGTCCTTTCATTGTTGCAGCAGGAGGAATATCTAATATTTTTCTCCATCGGTTAGCTGAAAATATTCAAGATGCATATGCTGAAGCTGCAAGTATTGCAGAGCAG GCGATTTCATACATTAGAACATTGTATGCCTTTACAAATGATACTCTTGCTAAGTATTCTTATGCAACCTCACTTCAAGCTACACTAAGGTATGGAATACTGATTAGTCTAGTGCAAGGCCTTGGTCTTGGCTTCACATATGGTCTTGCTATATGTTCTTGTGCTTTACAACTTTGGGTTGGGAGGTTTCTGATTTCAAATGGAAAAGCTAATGGTGGAGAAATTATTACAGCTTTGTTTGCTGTAATTTTGAGTGGCCT TGGACTTAATCAAGCGGCTACCAATTTCTATTCATTTGAGCAAGGGAGAATTGCTGCTTACAGACTTTATGAGATGATAAGCCGTTcaaattcttctcttaatcaggATGGAAGTACCTTAGCTACAGTGCAAGGAAATATTGAGTTCAGGAATGTTTACTTCAGTTATCTTTCACGTCCAGAAATTCCCATACTGAGTGGCTTTTACCTAACTATACCTGCTAGAAAAACTGTGGCCCTTGTTGGTAGGAATGGCTCTGGAAAAagtagtataattcctcttatggAGCGTTTCTATGATCCTACCTTAG GGGAAGTTCTATTGGATGGGGAGAATATAAAACATCTGAAGTTGGAATGGTTGAGAAGCCAAATTGGACTAGTTACCCAGGAACCAGCTTTGTTAAGTTTGAGCATCAAGGATAATATAGCTTATGGAAGATCTGCTACATCTGATCAGATTGAAGAAGCTGCTAAAACAGCTCATGCACATGCTTTCATAACTTCTCTTGAAATGGGATACGAAACTCAG GTTGGTAGGACTGGTTTAGCATTGACTGAAGaacagaaaataaaaatctcaataGCTCGTGCTGTGCTTTCAAATCCTTCTATTCTTCTATTGGATGAGGTCACAGGTGGACTTGATTTTGAGGCAGAAAGGGCTGTTCAAGAGGCTCTGGATATTCTCATGTTGGGGAGATCCACTATTATAATAGCTAGGCGCCTTAGTCTTATTCGCAATGCTGATTATATAGCAGTAATGGAGGAGGGTCAACTGATGGAAATGGGCACccatgatgagttattgaatcgAGATGGCTTATATGCAGAACTTCTGAGATGTGAAGAAGCATCAAAGCTTCCCAGGAG GATGCCCATAAGGAATTACAAAGACTCAACTTTTCAAATCGAAAAGGATTTATCAGGAAGTCAAGGTCTTCAAGAATCATCTTCTCCAATGATGTCAAAATCACCTTCTCTTCAGAGAGCACATGGTAGTCTTGCAAGTCGACAGCCTGATATTTATAACTCACATGAATCATCAAAGAGTCAAAGCCCACCTTCAGAGCTAATGGTGGAAAATGGGTTTCCTCTGATTTCTTCAGAAAGAATCCCATCTATCAAAAGGCAGGACAGCTTTGAGATGAGATTACCTGAGCTTCCTAAAATAGATGTGCATTCTATAAACCCCCAATTTTCAAATACCTCAGATCCAGAATCTCCTATTTCTCCGTTGCTCACATCTGATCCTAAAAATGAGCGCTCTCATTCGAAAACTTTCAGCCGTCCTCTAAATCAATTTGATCACATGTATTCTAATCAGAAGGAGCTTGCAATCCACAAACCTCCATCCTTTTGGAGGCTTGTGGAACTCTGTTTGGCTGAATGGTTTTGTGCTCTTCTAGGAAGTACTGGTGCTGCAATTTTCGGATCATTTAATCCCCTCCTTGCTTacattattgcacttattgtggCAGCATATTATAGAATAGATGTCCGTGATGTCCATGATGAAGTGAACAAGTGGTGTTTGATTATTGCATGCATGGGTGTTGTTACTGTGATTGCAAATTTTTTGCAGCACTTCTATTTTGGTATAATGGGGGAGAAGATGACTGAGCGGGTTAGAAGGATGATGTTCTCCG CAATGTTACGCAATGAAGTTGGGTGGTTTGATGAAGAAGAGAACAGTGCTGATACATTGTCCATGCATCTGGCTAATGATGCAACATTTGTTCGTGCTGCATTCAGTAACCGACTTTCTATATTTGTACAAGACACTGCAGCTGTAGCTGTTGCTCTTCTTATAGGGATGCTGCTAGAATGGCGTGTGGCACTTGTTGCACTGGCTACTCTACCTATATTAGTAGTTTCTGCTATTGCACAG AAATTATGGCTTGCTGGATTTTCTAGAGGCATTCAGGAGATGCACAGGAAAGCCTCGTTAGTCCTTGAGGATGCTGTTCGAAACATTTATACCGTTGTTGCATTTTGTGCCGGTAATAAGGTAATGGAACTTTACAGGCTGCAGCTCAGCAGAATTCTGAAACAGAGTTTTGTCCAGGGAATGGCTATTGGATTTAGTTTTGGCTTCTCACAGTTCCTTCTTTTTGCCTGTaactctcttcttctttggtacACTGCTGTGTCTGTGCATGAAGGCCGAATCACAATAGCCACAGCATTAAAAGAGTACATCGTTTTCACTTTTACTACCTTTGCTTTAGTGGAGCCATTTGGCCTTGCTCCTTACATTCTAAAACGCCGAAAGTCCCTTACCTCAGTATTTGACATTATAGACCGGGTACCCACTATAGATCCGGATGACACCACTGGCATGAAACCACCTAATATCTATGGGAGCATTGAGTTAAAAAGTGTTGATTTCTGTTATCCTACCAGACCTGAAATGATGGTGCTCAGCAATTTCAGCCTTAAAGTTAGTGGGGGGCAAACAGTTGCAGTTGTGGGTGTATCTGGATCTGGGAAAAGCACTATAATATCTTTAATTGAGAGATTTTATGATCCTGTTGCTGGCCAAATATTGTTGGACGGACGTGATCTAAAGCTTTTCAACTTAAGATGGTTGCGCAGCCATATGGGCCTGGTTCAACAGGAGCCTGTCATATTTTCAACAACTATAAGAGAGAATATCATCTATGCAAGGCACAATGCAACTGAGGCCGAGATGAAAGAAGCTGCAAGGATAGCTAATGCACATCACTTCATCAGCAGTCTGCCACATGGTTATGACACACATGTGGGCATGAGAGGGGTTGATTTGACACCCGGACAGAAGCAACGGATTGCAATTGCTAGGGTAGTGTTGAAGAATGCTCCCATATTGTTGTTGGACGAGGCAAGCTCTTCTATTGAATCTGAATCGAGTCGAGTGGTGCAGGAGGCACTTGGCACGCTGATTATGGGTAACAAAACCACAATTCTTATTGCACATCGTGCAACCATGATGAAGCATGTGGACAACATTGTCGTCCTTAATGGTGGCAGCATAGTTGAACAGGGTTCACACGAGTCCTTGGTTCAGAAGAATGGCTTGTACGTCAGGTTGATGCAGCCTCACTTCAGCAAAGGCCTTCGTCAGCATCGGCTTATTTAG
- the LOC122002451 gene encoding protein RETARDED ROOT GROWTH, mitochondrial-like isoform X1, which yields MNTASYSPPLVFLRPPSRTLAALTLSRRRLFTFPSLRPFLGFFCYPAGDRFPRLSSSLSFDSEIGHREGEVASCFDEVSCQDHLLQAQQEEQGQFIPVKAYFLCTSIDLRSLQSENAFNVIPPASRATVYVVLRYYDPHLMETGFSDSRCNYMVVFHYGSVVLFNVSDHEADGYLKIVEKHASGLLPDMRKDDYAVVEKPTLETWMQGGPDYIVLKTLNIDGIRTIGSVLGQSIALDYYIRQVDGMVAEFTDINRGLEKTGTFTMKSKKLFQLVGKANSNLADVILKLGLFERSDIAWKNANYAQIWEYLRDEYELTQRFGNLDFKLKFVEHNVRFFQEILQNKKYVFLEWLIILLITVEILISIYNIIFHPTPTALQKANTQRTSQEGSAY from the exons ATGAACACCGCCTCTTACTCTCCTCCTCTAGTCTTTCTCCGGCCTCCTTCCCGAACCCTAGCCGCCCTCACTCTCTCCCGCCGCCGTCTCTTTACCTTCCCGTCTCTCCGTCCCTTCCTTGGCTTCTTCTGCTATCCGGCCGGTGATCGCTTCCCTAggctctcctcctccctctcttTTGACTCGGAGATCGGACACCGAGAGGGGGAAGTCGCGTCCTGCTTCGATGAGGTCTCGTGCCAGGACCACCTATTGCAGGCTCAGCAGGAAGAGCAGGGGCAGTTTATCCCCGTCAAGGCTTACTTCCTGTGCACCAG TATTGATTTGCGAAGCTTGCAGTCTGAGAATGCGTTCAACGTCATTCCCCCCGCCTCCCGCGCCACCGTTTACGTTGTGCTCAGATACTACGATCCTCAC TTGATGGAGACTGGTTTTAGTGACAGTCGGTGCAACTATATGGTAGTTTTTCACTATGGTTCAGTTGTGCTGTTTAATGTTTCTGATCATGAAGCTGATGGGTACCTCAAGATTGTTGAAAAACATGCATCAGGCTTGTTACCAGACATGAGAAAAGATG aTTATGCAGTAGTTGAAAAACCCACTCTGGAGACTTGGATGCAAGGTGGACCGGACTACATAGTGCTCAAGACTTTGAACATAGATGGTATTCGTACCATTGGAAGTGTTCTAGGTCAAAGCATTGCTTTAGATTACTATATCCGACAG GTTGATGGAATGGTAGCTGAGTTCACAGATATCAACCGTGGTTTGGAGAAAACCGGAACCTTTACCATGAAAAGTAAAAAGCTTTTTCAGTTAGTTGGGAAAGCCAATTCTAATCTGGCTGATGTCATTCTTAAACTTGGGCTTTTTGAGAG GTCAGACATTGCTTGGAAGAATGCTAACTATGCACAAATATGGGAGTACCTCCGTGATGAATATGAGCTAACACAACGATTTGGAAACCTCGATTTCAAGTTGAAGTTTGTCGAG CATAATGTTCGCTTCTTCCAGGAAATTCTTCAGAACAAGAAGTATGTTTTTCTAGAATGGTTGATCATTCTTTTAATCACTGTGGAGATCCTCATTTCCATTTATAACATCATTTTTCACCCAACACCAACCGCTCTCCAGAAAGCTAACACTCAGAGAACAAGCCAAGAAGGGTCTGCCTATTGA
- the LOC122002451 gene encoding protein RETARDED ROOT GROWTH-LIKE-like isoform X2 produces the protein MNTASYSPPLVFLRPPSRTLAALTLSRRRLFTFPSLRPFLGFFCYPAGDRFPRLSSSLSFDSEIGHREGEVASCFDEVSCQDHLLQAQQEEQGQFIPVKAYFLCTSLQSENAFNVIPPASRATVYVVLRYYDPHLMETGFSDSRCNYMVVFHYGSVVLFNVSDHEADGYLKIVEKHASGLLPDMRKDDYAVVEKPTLETWMQGGPDYIVLKTLNIDGIRTIGSVLGQSIALDYYIRQVDGMVAEFTDINRGLEKTGTFTMKSKKLFQLVGKANSNLADVILKLGLFERSDIAWKNANYAQIWEYLRDEYELTQRFGNLDFKLKFVEHNVRFFQEILQNKKYVFLEWLIILLITVEILISIYNIIFHPTPTALQKANTQRTSQEGSAY, from the exons ATGAACACCGCCTCTTACTCTCCTCCTCTAGTCTTTCTCCGGCCTCCTTCCCGAACCCTAGCCGCCCTCACTCTCTCCCGCCGCCGTCTCTTTACCTTCCCGTCTCTCCGTCCCTTCCTTGGCTTCTTCTGCTATCCGGCCGGTGATCGCTTCCCTAggctctcctcctccctctcttTTGACTCGGAGATCGGACACCGAGAGGGGGAAGTCGCGTCCTGCTTCGATGAGGTCTCGTGCCAGGACCACCTATTGCAGGCTCAGCAGGAAGAGCAGGGGCAGTTTATCCCCGTCAAGGCTTACTTCCTGTGCACCAG CTTGCAGTCTGAGAATGCGTTCAACGTCATTCCCCCCGCCTCCCGCGCCACCGTTTACGTTGTGCTCAGATACTACGATCCTCAC TTGATGGAGACTGGTTTTAGTGACAGTCGGTGCAACTATATGGTAGTTTTTCACTATGGTTCAGTTGTGCTGTTTAATGTTTCTGATCATGAAGCTGATGGGTACCTCAAGATTGTTGAAAAACATGCATCAGGCTTGTTACCAGACATGAGAAAAGATG aTTATGCAGTAGTTGAAAAACCCACTCTGGAGACTTGGATGCAAGGTGGACCGGACTACATAGTGCTCAAGACTTTGAACATAGATGGTATTCGTACCATTGGAAGTGTTCTAGGTCAAAGCATTGCTTTAGATTACTATATCCGACAG GTTGATGGAATGGTAGCTGAGTTCACAGATATCAACCGTGGTTTGGAGAAAACCGGAACCTTTACCATGAAAAGTAAAAAGCTTTTTCAGTTAGTTGGGAAAGCCAATTCTAATCTGGCTGATGTCATTCTTAAACTTGGGCTTTTTGAGAG GTCAGACATTGCTTGGAAGAATGCTAACTATGCACAAATATGGGAGTACCTCCGTGATGAATATGAGCTAACACAACGATTTGGAAACCTCGATTTCAAGTTGAAGTTTGTCGAG CATAATGTTCGCTTCTTCCAGGAAATTCTTCAGAACAAGAAGTATGTTTTTCTAGAATGGTTGATCATTCTTTTAATCACTGTGGAGATCCTCATTTCCATTTATAACATCATTTTTCACCCAACACCAACCGCTCTCCAGAAAGCTAACACTCAGAGAACAAGCCAAGAAGGGTCTGCCTATTGA